GGACGCCGATCCGCTACATCCACCGCACCGTTCCGCGCTCGCGGCTGGCCGGTCTGTTGCGGGCCAGTCAGGTCGGGCTGGTCGCGCCCCTGCGTGATGGAATGAACCTCGTCGCAAAGGAATATATCGCCGCCCAGGATCCAGCCGATCCCGGGGTCCTCGTATTGTCGCGTTTTGCAGGCGCGGCTGAAGAGCTTGCGCACTCCTTGATCGTTAACCCCTATGTGGTCGACGAGGTTGCTGACGCGATAGCAAAAGCGCTGGGCATGCCGCTCGAGGAAAGAATTGCAAGGCACGGTGCCCTGATCGAGCGCATCCGGCGCAATGACGCGGCACAATGGCGGAAGTCATTTCTCGAGGCGCTGGCGGACAGCAGCTAGCGTGGCTGGCAACGACCGACTGGATAGCCTCATCGCGCACAGGTTCCTCTGGTGAGATTTTCTTCAGCGGCATGAAACGAGCGCCATCTTGCGACGTTGCCGCTACAGGTGAAGATATACAGGAATAGCGCCATGAAGATATCGCTCTTGCAGTTTCATGAACTTGCAGCGCCACGCGGAGAGGGGTTGCATCCGGTTTTCTTGCAGCCACGGTTGACAAGTCCGCCGGACTTTGTCGCCCTGCCGATTGTTGAGGTGGGCGAGGAACAAAGCCCTCGCCCCCTGCTCCAACTGGTCAGGCCTCGGTCGGCAGACAGCTGACGGCCTGTCTCGTCTTGATGCGTGTCAAACCAGCGAGCGGGAGTACGCCGTCCTGCGGCTGTTCAAGCCGACAGCTTGCCCTTGGCAGCTTGCACAAGCGGTGATTGGCAGATCAGGAATCGCGCGGAGCAACAGACTTCTTTCCATCAGCTCCAGCCGATGCGGAACGATCGGATTGTGCCAGCACCCCTGCCATTCTGGCAAAGCTGACAAATGCTTGCCGAGCCTCTTCGGGTGGCATTTGCCCGGCTATCGCACAATTACAGCTTCTGACCGCGCCAGCATAGACCAGGTCCCGACGGGCCCTCGGCCATTGGTTCAGGAATACGAGCGCCTCCCGAACCGAGTTGATGTCGCATATGACCTCACTGGTCCTAACCGGCACTGGAGGAAGGAAGGCCAGTCTGGCCATTGTTACCTCCCTCCGATTAGGTTGAAGCAAATCTCATGATGTGGCTTTCCCGTTTTGAGGCTTCCCGACGTTATTTGGCATCCTGACGATCCGCGAGGGCCGGGCTCGACGAGCACCGGCCCCGGAGCGTCAGATGCGGTGCGAAAAGCACGCGCCGGGAATTGGCGTCGGGCGGGTAGTCGAATGATTTCCAGCTACACCAATAGACCCGTGATGACCGCAAAGAAGATGTATCTCCAGAGCGAGCGGCCACTATCGACCTTAGCATCCACCTGACTATCAGAAGGCTTTAGTGCCACAGTTTCTCGCTCAGCCATTCAAGCAACTTATTGCCACCAATCGTTTTGCGAACCCTTGCGGCGGCCCATTGAGCCTTAAATGTTGTGCCGACGTGGCAACTGCAGACGATGCTGTGCAAATGCCAGTCGGTCAGTTCGAAGAACCGCTTGGCTTCTCCATAAGAATCATCCCTCAGGCCCAGCTCCCGCAAGACCGGATCCTCAAAGGCCACGGTGATGGGCGAGCCCTCACAGCGTGACGAATCACGGGCCTCCCGCTTCAGATGCTCGGTGCCGCTAAGGGCACCCAGACACCGATCTGGGTCTTTTTCCAGCAGCGCTGCCCACCGTTCTATGCGCTGTTGGCGAGTCATGAACGGATACGTCGACAAAGGCTGAACCTTCGCGATTGTCTGCAGTTGGTCTAGGGTTTGATGTTTCATGGTAGGCTCCTGTCGATTGAAGTGCCCCACCCTGCAAAATTATCGCGCACCGACGTCCCGACAAGAGCCGGTCCCGGTGCGTATCAGCGACAAAATTGGCACAGCTGCAGGTGACGACGGGCGCTGATGCGGACGCTGTCATTGCGGCTGCTCGTGCTTGATTATCCGTGCGCCGAGCCACCTCGATGGCGAGCAATTCGTCCAGTCCCACGCATGCTGGGCACCACGAATTTTCTGGGGCCCGTTGCGATGTACGGTGACGGGAGACATTTTCTCTTGATCGTCGCGAATTCGCCGCGATCCGGGCACGGATATCGCGGTGCCGAAGGCTGATCCGCGGCCCAATCTGGCAACGGCTGTGTGGGACGACTCCGACGCCGTGAACCCTGGCGTTATATGCTACAACATTCGCAGACGCTAATAAACAAGTGCCCTTGCCATCCCAATCGTGATTAACCTCCCCGGTCCGGCGACCCTTTCAACGAGGATCGCCAATGTCGAACAATTACCCCTTTAACGAAAGCACGCTCGGCAAGAAGCTTGAGGCCGGCACGGGCCTGTTGGTATACGGCGGTACGTGCAAGCGAACCGCCGTCTTAAACGTCGCCGAGCTTGGGCCGCGACGATCGGAACCTGCCTT
This is a stretch of genomic DNA from Mesorhizobium japonicum MAFF 303099. It encodes these proteins:
- a CDS encoding DUF982 domain-containing protein: MARLAFLPPVPVRTSEVICDINSVREALVFLNQWPRARRDLVYAGAVRSCNCAIAGQMPPEEARQAFVSFARMAGVLAQSDRSASAGADGKKSVAPRDS